In Streptomyces sp. Li-HN-5-11, the sequence ATCCGGATCAGGATGCCGATGAGGGCCCAGTTGGCGATGACGGAGGAACCGCCGTACGCCACGAAGGGCATCGTCATACCGGTCAGCGGGATGAGGCCCATCACGCCGCCGGCCACGACGAAGACCTGCAGCGCGAACGCGCCGGAGAGGCCGACGGCGAGCAGTTTGCCGAACGGGTCGCGGGCGGCGAGGGCGGTGCGTACGCCGCGCTCCGCGATCAGGCCGTAGATCAGCAGGAGCGCCATGATGCCGGCCAGGCCGAGTTCCTCGCCGAAGGTGGCGAGGATGAAGTCGGAGTTGGCGGCGAAGCGGATCAGGTCCGAGTGGCCCTGGCCGAGGCCGGAGCCGAGGGTGCCGCCGGAGCCGAAGGCCCACAGCGCCTGCATCGACTGCTCGGAGTGGCCGAGCACGCCCTTCTGGCTGAGCTTGTACTCGTTCAGCGGGTTGAGCCAGGCCTGGACGCGCTGGTGCACGTGCGGTTCCACGGAGCCGACGCCGACGGCGCCGGCCGCGGCCATCAGCAGACCGAAGACGATCCAGCTGGTCCGCTCGGTGGCGACGTACAGCATGATGACGAACATTCCGAAGAACAGCAGCGACGTGCCGAGGTCGGTCTCGAAGACCAGGATGAGGATCGAGATCCCCCAGACGACGAGGATGGGGCCGAGGTCGCGGCCGCGCGGCAGGTACAGGCCCATGAAGCGGCGGCTGGCGAGCGCGAGGGCGTCCCTCTTCACCATCAGGTAGCCGGCGAAGAAGATGGCGAGGACGATCTTCGCGAACTCACCTGGCTGGATGGAGAACCCGGCGACCGAGATCCAGATCTTCGCGCCGTAGATGTTCGCGCCGAGGCCCGGCACCAGGGGCAGCAGCAGGAGGACCACCGCACCGACCATGGAGATGTAGGTGTAGCGCTGCAGGACGCGGTGGTCCTTGAGGAAGATCAGCACGACGATGAACAGGGCGATGCCCATGGCGGTGTACAGCAGCTGCCGTGGCGCGGCCGTGCCCGCCTGCTTGATGGACTGCAGCAGCTTGGACTGGTCGAGGCGCCAGATGACGACCAGGCCGAGTCCGTTCAGCAGCGTGGCCAGCGGCAGCAGCAGGGGGTCCGCGTACGGGGCGAACTTGCGGACGACGAGGTGGGCGACGCCGGCCAGCAGGCCGAGACCCAGTCCGTAGCTCAGCAGGCCGGAGGGCACCTGGTTGTTGATCGCCAGACCCACGTTGGCGTAGGCGAACACCGGGATGGCGACGGCGAAGACCAGCAGCGCGAGCTCGGTGTTGCGCCGGCTCGGCGCGCCGATGGCGCCGATCGTGGACGTGTGGTGCGTCGACGTGTTGGTTGTACTGCTCATCGTGTGACTGGGCCTCTCACGGCTTGCCTACTGCTTACCGCACAGCGAGACGACCTTCTGCTCTTCCTCCGAGAGAGTGGGGCCGGGGCTGGGTGTGGGCGCGGTCGCGGACGGGGACGGAGACTTGGACGACGGTGACGACGGGGACTTCGACGCCGATGGGTTCGGCGGCGACGTCGCCTTGGACGTGTAGGCGGTGCGGGTGGTTCCCGTGGTGCCGGCGGTGTGGCCCTGGGGCTTGGCGTTGTTGTTCTCGGCGCTCGCCCGCTCGGCTTCCTTCTTGCATGCGGAGGCCTGCACGGACAGTTCGTCGATCTTCTTCTGGGCGTCCGTCAGGCCGCCCTCGGCGATCGTCGCCTTGACCTGCTTCTGCTGGTATGGCGGCAGGTACTTGAGTTCGATCTCGGGGTGGTCCTTCTGCACCTTCGACAGCTTCACCCAGGCCAGGTCCTGGCTGATGCCGCGGTACAGAGCGATGTGCTCCTCGTTGGCGCCGACGTAGTACTGGGTCTGCGTCCAGCGGTAGCCGCCGTAGAGGGCGCCGCCGATGACGGCGAGGACGAGCACGCAGTAGAACGATCTCTTCAGCCACCGGCGGCCCGCGCGCGGTTTGACGAAGTCGTCGTCGGTGTAGTCCCCGAAGCTGCCGGCGGGGACGTATCCGGTGGTGTCGCCGGAACCGGGCGGGCCGAAGCCG encodes:
- a CDS encoding FtsW/RodA/SpoVE family cell cycle protein, with translation MSSTTNTSTHHTSTIGAIGAPSRRNTELALLVFAVAIPVFAYANVGLAINNQVPSGLLSYGLGLGLLAGVAHLVVRKFAPYADPLLLPLATLLNGLGLVVIWRLDQSKLLQSIKQAGTAAPRQLLYTAMGIALFIVVLIFLKDHRVLQRYTYISMVGAVVLLLLPLVPGLGANIYGAKIWISVAGFSIQPGEFAKIVLAIFFAGYLMVKRDALALASRRFMGLYLPRGRDLGPILVVWGISILILVFETDLGTSLLFFGMFVIMLYVATERTSWIVFGLLMAAAGAVGVGSVEPHVHQRVQAWLNPLNEYKLSQKGVLGHSEQSMQALWAFGSGGTLGSGLGQGHSDLIRFAANSDFILATFGEELGLAGIMALLLIYGLIAERGVRTALAARDPFGKLLAVGLSGAFALQVFVVAGGVMGLIPLTGMTMPFVAYGGSSVIANWALIGILIRISDTARRPAPAPASNPDAEMTQVVRP